The genomic DNA GAGAATATATACAAAGAGGTGTCCGAGAGAATTATAGTGAGtctatgttaaattaattgaatgttGTAAACCCCTTTCAGGGTAGGTTCCTGTATtgtcgattaaatataatattttctgtataatttCGTGTCTTTTTTTACccaaaaatgattataagatttatgtctattactaaataattttggaaacGTCTATTCAATTACagacataaaattttgcatttatttcacattgtgtgtaatatgtgtatataatgtattcagtatatataatatttatttatacataatattactatttatatataatattagaataagttatatatgtatatatatatatatatatttaagttagaAATTTCCATAATATCCTAACTAttacagcaaaaaaaattgccgTAATTGTCGCTATTCCATATCTCGACGGCTTTGTTTCGTCCAGTGCTCTGTGGAGAACTACTTCTCGCGACAGAGATTTTAGTGTCGGAGATGTGCCTTCTCCAATTGGTTCCCCTTTCATGGAGAACTTTGTCGCTTCTATAATTTTCACGTCGACCATCTTTCCCATGTACTTCTCCTTCATGGGAATCAATACTTGTTCATAGAATTTGTTGTGGCCTACATAATGCTGTTTATCATGTGATACTTCTGTCACTAACACTTTCTGCAACAGTCCCACTTTATGTTGGTACGGTTCGTACGACTGGAAAAATTCTGATAACTTTCTAGTTCTGATCTTCACCTCTTGTGTGGGCACCTTTGACATCCTAGCAGCGGGTGTGCCGGGTCGGGAAAAGAACTGATTGATAAAGAGGCTtggaaacttatatttttggCAGAGCGTCATCGTCTGCTCGAAATCCATTTCCGTTTCAGTAGGAAACCCGCAAATAATATCCGTAGCGATGGTTAGACCTGGTACTCGATCGCTCAGGAAATTCACCGTGTGCTCGAAATCAGCGCATGTGTATTCCCGTTTCATATCGGCTAGCACCTGATCGCTGCCAGATTGCACCGGAATATGCAGAAAACTGTAGACTTTGGGATGGCGCAAGATTTTGGCCATCTCATCCAGATGCTCAAGGATGTATGGTGGATTGGTCATGCCTACACGCATCATACAACCCTCTGGGATCACATTTATCAATTTCCATAATAATTGCGGCAAACTAGAACCAATGTCTCTACCATAGGCACCTGTATCTTCCGACGTGAGCCACAACTCGCACACACCCTCTTTAAAAGCCTGTTTAGCTCGTTCAACTATCTCTTCCGGATGATAACTGCCTAGTTCTCCTCGCGCGTGTTTTGTTTTACAATAAGTACATTGATTCAAACAACCTGTATTGATGGCTATGATCTCGATGAGTGGATTACGCCGCACTTTTGGAAGGCTCAGCGAAGCACCACCCATCTTTTTACCAGAATTCTTTTTCTGATGTAAAAATCTCACTGTATTTCCTTTTAAGGTTTCCTCCACAACTTCTACTACTCGATCAATTTGTTGTACTCCGATTATACTCAATCCTTGTAGAAAGCAAGATTTTGGAGCACCTTGTGGTACACATCTGTGAaaaggtaaataaaattatatgtttaaaattgaatacaaattaaaattgtaaatattaattttcattaggAATTTGAGTATAATCTGTTGAATAATAgcttctaata from Cataglyphis hispanica isolate Lineage 1 chromosome 21, ULB_Chis1_1.0, whole genome shotgun sequence includes the following:
- the LOC126857209 gene encoding threonylcarbamoyladenosine tRNA methylthiotransferase, which gives rise to MPAPCEDIIEDIEDLIASQDITPKERYSSRKHITIRPKRRKQAQEEVLQPPILSSIIPGTQTVYVKTWGCTHNNSDTEYMAGQLTMYGYNLSDDKMKADLWLLNSCTVKNPAEDQFRNEIEHGKKIGKHIVVAGCVPQGAPKSCFLQGLSIIGVQQIDRVVEVVEETLKGNTVRFLHQKKNSGKKMGGASLSLPKVRRNPLIEIIAINTGCLNQCTYCKTKHARGELGSYHPEEIVERAKQAFKEGVCELWLTSEDTGAYGRDIGSSLPQLLWKLINVIPEGCMMRVGMTNPPYILEHLDEMAKILRHPKVYSFLHIPVQSGSDQVLADMKREYTCADFEHTVNFLSDRVPGLTIATDIICGFPTETEMDFEQTMTLCQKYKFPSLFINQFFSRPGTPAARMSKVPTQEVKIRTRKLSEFFQSYEPYQHKVGLLQKVLVTEVSHDKQHYVGHNKFYEQVLIPMKEKYMGKMVDVKIIEATKFSMKGEPIGEGTSPTLKSLSREVVLHRALDETKPSRYGIATITAIFFAVIVRILWKFLT